The DNA window CCAACCAACCTGCGAAGACGCGCCCGACAATGCCGCCGATCTGTAGCACAGCGAAGGCAGCACCGGCCGAAGCGACCGAGTAGCCCTTCTGTTCACCGAGCAGGACCGGGAAATACGCTAGAAGGATGCCTTGAGCAGAACCGAGACCAAAACTCACAGCCACAAGCCTCCGCACCTTGGCATCGGTCGCAACAAGCTCAAGCATTGCGGCAGGAGCCATGATCAACGGCACCAGCTTTCTGCGACCAGTTGCGTTCTGATAGGTCATCGCTTCTTCGAAATTTCCTCGCCACAAGGCGAGGCCGAGCGCACCGGCGGCCGCAGTTCCCGCGGCGATCCAAAGCGCCAATGGGAGTCCGAAATTTATTGCGATCATGGGCAGCGCAAGGCCAGCGACAAGCCCTCCAAGTGGCACACCCGCCTGCTTGATCGAGAACGCCAGCCCACGCCGACGTTCAGGCGTTGCTCTCATAAGGATGTCGCTACCAGCAGGAGCCGAAGGCCCGTAGCCCAATCCAATGAAAAAGGCTGCCACTAGTATGATTGTCCATTCACCATTGAGGCAAAGCAGCACCGCTAAGCCGCTCAACAATGCTCCGACCTGCAGTTGTCTCAGGGAGGACAGACGTGAAACAAGTCGGGGGCCCCACAAGAAGAAGATCATGCTTCCAAAGCTGGTCGCAGCGGCCATCTGTCCGGCAGACGTTGCCGAGACTCCTGCCGCCGTTGTCAGTGGTATGGCGAA is part of the Chelativorans sp. AA-79 genome and encodes:
- a CDS encoding MFS transporter, with translation MEPTGIGADTQRPWRSILIAITCIQAILALTTRVLPLFAIPLTTAAGVSATSAGQMAAATSFGSMIFFLWGPRLVSRLSSLRQLQVGALLSGLAVLLCLNGEWTIILVAAFFIGLGYGPSAPAGSDILMRATPERRRGLAFSIKQAGVPLGGLVAGLALPMIAINFGLPLALWIAAGTAAAGALGLALWRGNFEEAMTYQNATGRRKLVPLIMAPAAMLELVATDAKVRRLVAVSFGLGSAQGILLAYFPVLLGEQKGYSVASAGAAFAVLQIGGIVGRVFAGWLADWLRGGIAMLLWLCISSGFAMLALSAIGPTTSAVVIIAISAIAGATVISWNGVFMSELARISPVGRVVEMTSAATFVLFAGYVASPLIAQWIFSVAGYGFGLAVAAAMPFAAALLLIVASPFTNSERKA